TGTCTGCGCCAATGCCATCGCCTTCAATAAATGGAATAACCGGGTTATTCGGCACGTTGACGTGACCGTTTTCAATGGTGATTTTTTGACCTTCGTTTGGTACTTGGATTTTATCGTAACTCATGCGACTCCCCTTATTTGCTCTGGCGCTACTATACGCGGTCGATCTGGCTTTGGCAATCTAGCGGCTGTTAACAAAGGTTTGGCTTGCACAAAAGACGTTGCATTAGGGCGAAGATGACAGCTCGCGAAGATTCCGCCATAATCGCGCCATGAATAAACCAGTCTCACAAACCCGCGTGATTGTCGGCATGTCCGGCGGCGTGGATTCTTCCGTCACCGCCCTGCTGCTCAAACAACAAGGCTATCAGGTCGAAGGCCTGTTCATGAAAAACTGGGAAGAAGAACCCGGCCAAGAAAATAACTGTCACGCAGAGCAAGACCTACTCGATGCGCAAGCGGTCGCCATGAAACTTGGGATTCGATTGCACACCGTCAACTTCGCACAAGCCTATTGGGACCGTGTGTTCACGTATTTTTTGGAAGAATACGAAGCCGGTCGGACACCCAACCCCGATATTTTGTGCAACAAAGAAATTAAATTTAAAGCGTTTTTAGATTACGCCTTAGAACTCGGCGCCGATTACATTGCGACAGGACACTATGTTCAGCGCTCTGAAAATAACGGTGTTTTTTGGCTAGAAAAAGGCTTAGATGGAAACAAAGACCAAAGTTATTTTCTTTATCGCATCACACAACGCGCACTGAAGCACAGCTTGTTTCCCGTTGGCAGTTTGGAAAAACCGGCTGTGCGTGCTCTCGCCAAAGAACACGGCTTTCGCAATCACGCCAAAAAAGACTCCACAGGCATCTGCTTTATTGGCGAGCGACGGTTTCGGGATTTTTTGCAACGCTATTTACCGGCGCAACCCGGCGAGATTCAAACCGAACACGGCGATGTGATCGGCGAGCATCAAGGCTTGATGTATTACACGATGGGCCAACGCCAGGGTCTTGGCATTGGCGGCACCAAGCATGGTGATGAATCGCCTTGGTATGTGGCGAAAAAAGATTTAGAACACAATCTACTGATCGTAGTACAAGGGCACGATCATCCCCTGCTTCATCAAAAAAGCCTTCGTGCAAACCAAGTACACTGGATCAGCGAAACACCCTCTTTCCCTCTACAATGCACCGCCAAAACACGCTACCGCCAGGCGGATCAGGTCTGCACGGTGTACGCTGAAAATCCCGAGGAACTCAGGGTCGAATTTGAACAATCGCAGCGAGCGATCACACCCGGACAATCTGTCGTATTTTATGCGCATGATCGCTGCTTAGGCGGCGCCGTTATACTGTAAGCAAGGACACCAAAGAATAAGCCGATAAGCGCTCTCTTCCAGCCAAGTCTTTTAGCTCAATCACCGTAGCCAGGGCCGCAACTTTCGCACCTTGCGATTCCACCAATTCACACGAAGCCAATAAGGTGCCGCCCGTGGCCAGCAAATCATCCATAATCAGTACATTGTCACCGGCTTTTAAGGTGTTTTTTTGAATTTGCAAAGTCGCTTCGCCGTACTCCAAGCTGTAGCTGGACGAA
The DNA window shown above is from Gammaproteobacteria bacterium CG11_big_fil_rev_8_21_14_0_20_46_22 and carries:
- a CDS encoding tRNA 2-thiouridine(34) synthase MnmA; translated protein: MNKPVSQTRVIVGMSGGVDSSVTALLLKQQGYQVEGLFMKNWEEEPGQENNCHAEQDLLDAQAVAMKLGIRLHTVNFAQAYWDRVFTYFLEEYEAGRTPNPDILCNKEIKFKAFLDYALELGADYIATGHYVQRSENNGVFWLEKGLDGNKDQSYFLYRITQRALKHSLFPVGSLEKPAVRALAKEHGFRNHAKKDSTGICFIGERRFRDFLQRYLPAQPGEIQTEHGDVIGEHQGLMYYTMGQRQGLGIGGTKHGDESPWYVAKKDLEHNLLIVVQGHDHPLLHQKSLRANQVHWISETPSFPLQCTAKTRYRQADQVCTVYAENPEELRVEFEQSQRAITPGQSVVFYAHDRCLGGAVIL